One Acidimicrobiales bacterium genomic region harbors:
- a CDS encoding heme lyase CcmF/NrfE family subunit produces the protein MNAALGRAGVTLGFVAAVLGAVTVAAGLARHRPPMLRAGRSYALLVLLGALVATFAMERALVGHDFSVRYVAENGSRSTPLLYTVAGLWAALEGSILLWGLVLAGYVVTVTHVFRRRLAEPLVGWAMLAMLAVAAFFFGLLLGPADPFRTISPVPLDGNGPNPLLQNHPLMAIHPPMLYLGYVGFTVPFAFAIAALASGRVGEGWLVATRRWTLFAWGFLTVGILLGAWWSYEVLGWGGYWAWDPVENASFLPWLTGTAYLHSVMVQERRGMLRVWNLSLLCATFSLTILGTFLTRSGVLESVHAFTESAVGPSLLALFGVVVLVSVGLIGWRGDRLRAPGRIDSPLSREGAFLANNVAFAAFAFVVLLGTVFPLVVEALRDDRISVGRPYFDRMTMPIGLALLFMMAVAPVLPWRKASGELLRQRLLWPAWAGTAAVALSVVLGARGLAPVLAFGLGGFAAGAAARQIVLATRRQGWRGLVGRTNGGMVVHLGVVVVAVAFAASQSFSSQADLRLSRGDTATVAGHTVQYLGVERTATDQKSTVAALVRVDGGPVHEPALNTFPNGTQPIGTPSVRTTPVADVYLSLTSAGTGDDPDIGLRVVVEPLVYWLWIGGGIMAAGTVLAAWPGRRRRPTEPVSAPVPAEPVVERPEREPAAVGSP, from the coding sequence ATGAACGCCGCCCTCGGGAGGGCCGGGGTCACCCTCGGCTTCGTCGCGGCCGTGCTCGGCGCGGTCACCGTCGCCGCCGGCCTGGCCCGCCACCGCCCCCCGATGCTGCGGGCCGGCCGCAGCTACGCCTTGCTCGTGCTGCTCGGCGCCCTCGTCGCCACCTTCGCCATGGAGCGGGCCCTCGTCGGCCACGACTTCTCCGTGCGCTACGTGGCCGAGAACGGCAGCCGGTCCACGCCGCTGCTCTACACGGTGGCCGGCCTGTGGGCCGCGCTCGAGGGGTCGATCCTGCTGTGGGGCCTCGTCCTCGCCGGCTACGTCGTCACCGTCACCCACGTGTTCCGTCGCCGCCTGGCCGAGCCGCTGGTCGGCTGGGCCATGCTCGCCATGCTCGCCGTCGCGGCCTTCTTCTTCGGCCTGCTGCTCGGCCCGGCCGACCCGTTCCGCACGATCAGCCCGGTCCCCCTCGACGGCAACGGGCCCAACCCGCTGCTCCAGAACCACCCGCTGATGGCGATCCACCCGCCGATGCTGTACCTCGGCTACGTCGGGTTCACCGTCCCGTTCGCGTTCGCCATCGCCGCCCTCGCCAGCGGCCGGGTGGGCGAGGGGTGGCTCGTCGCCACCCGGCGCTGGACGCTGTTCGCCTGGGGGTTCCTCACCGTCGGCATCCTGCTCGGCGCCTGGTGGAGCTACGAGGTGCTCGGCTGGGGTGGGTACTGGGCGTGGGACCCGGTCGAGAACGCCTCGTTCCTGCCGTGGCTGACCGGCACCGCCTACCTGCACTCGGTGATGGTCCAGGAGCGGCGCGGGATGCTGCGGGTCTGGAACCTGTCGCTGCTGTGCGCCACGTTCTCGCTGACGATCCTCGGCACGTTCCTCACCCGTTCCGGGGTGCTCGAGTCCGTCCACGCCTTCACCGAGTCGGCCGTCGGCCCGTCCCTGCTCGCCCTGTTCGGCGTGGTCGTGCTCGTGTCGGTCGGGCTGATCGGCTGGCGGGGCGACCGCCTGCGGGCGCCGGGCCGCATCGACTCGCCCCTGTCGCGGGAGGGCGCCTTCCTCGCCAACAACGTGGCCTTCGCCGCGTTTGCCTTCGTGGTGCTGCTCGGCACGGTGTTCCCGCTCGTGGTCGAGGCCCTGCGCGACGACCGCATCTCCGTCGGCCGCCCGTACTTCGACCGGATGACGATGCCGATCGGGCTGGCCCTGCTGTTCATGATGGCCGTCGCCCCCGTGCTGCCCTGGCGCAAGGCGTCGGGCGAGCTGCTCCGCCAGCGCCTGCTGTGGCCGGCGTGGGCGGGCACGGCCGCCGTCGCCCTGTCGGTCGTCCTCGGCGCCCGCGGCCTCGCCCCGGTGCTGGCCTTCGGCCTCGGCGGGTTCGCGGCCGGCGCCGCCGCCCGCCAGATCGTCCTCGCCACCCGCCGGCAGGGCTGGCGGGGCCTCGTCGGGCGGACCAACGGCGGCATGGTCGTCCACCTCGGCGTGGTCGTCGTGGCCGTTGCCTTCGCCGCCAGCCAGAGCTTCTCGTCCCAGGCCGACCTCCGCCTGTCGCGGGGCGACACCGCCACCGTCGCCGGCCACACCGTGCAGTACCTCGGGGTCGAGCGGACGGCCACCGACCAGAAGTCGACGGTCGCCGCCCTGGTCAGGGTGGACGGCGGGCCCGTGCACGAGCCGGCGCTGAACACGTTCCCGAACGGCACCCAGCCCATCGGCACGCCGTCGGTGCGCACCACGCCGGTGGCCGACGTCTACCTGTCGCTCACCAGCGCCGGCACCGGCGACGACCCCGACATCGGCCTGCGGGTCGTGGTCGAGCCGCTCGTCTACTGGCTGTGGATCGGCGGCGGGATCATGGCCGCCGGCACCGTGCTGGCCGCCTGGCCCGGCCGCCGGCGCCGGCCGACCGAGCCGGTGTCGGCCCCCGTGCCGGCCGAGCCCGTCGTCGAGCGGCCGGAGCGGGAGCCGGCCGCGGTCGGCTCGCCGTGA
- a CDS encoding cytochrome c-type biogenesis protein CcmH, with protein MRRWLPWAAMAVVLAVSLGVGLTGEPAPRTLEERAMAVADTVRCPTCRSQSAADSDAPASVAIRTEIEARLRDGQTDGQIRAYLVSRYGEDVLLRPSGSGLTGLVWALPVAAVVVAAAGLAVAFRRWRGGAPPAVTDEDRALVERARAAT; from the coding sequence GTGAGGCGCTGGCTCCCGTGGGCGGCGATGGCCGTCGTGCTCGCCGTCAGCCTCGGCGTCGGCCTGACCGGCGAGCCGGCCCCCCGCACCCTGGAGGAGCGGGCCATGGCCGTCGCCGACACGGTCCGCTGCCCGACCTGCCGCAGCCAGTCCGCCGCCGACTCCGACGCCCCCGCCTCGGTGGCCATCAGGACCGAGATCGAGGCCCGGCTGCGGGACGGGCAGACCGACGGCCAGATCCGGGCCTACCTCGTCAGCCGGTACGGCGAGGACGTGCTGCTGCGGCCGAGCGGGTCGGGGCTGACCGGGCTGGTGTGGGCACTGCCGGTCGCCGCCGTGGTCGTCGCCGCGGCCGGGCTGGCCGTCGCCTTCCGGCGCTGGCGGGGCGGGGCGCCGCCGGCCGTCACCGACGAGGACCGGGCGCTGGTGGAGCGGGCGAGGGCGGCGACGTGA
- a CDS encoding cytochrome c maturation protein CcmE translates to MAVATRRRTSRRTWVVIVVVLAAIGYLAWQGIGNATLYFYNADEAVARRDELGDRRFRVQGTVVDGSVVETGAAVDFTIEFAGTTVPVHHVGDPPELFQPGIPVVLEGHWDGERFASDQIMVKHSSEYKAENPDRVEPGAP, encoded by the coding sequence GTGGCTGTAGCGACGCGCCGGCGGACGTCCCGCCGGACCTGGGTGGTGATCGTCGTCGTCCTCGCCGCCATCGGCTACCTGGCCTGGCAGGGGATCGGGAACGCGACCCTGTACTTCTACAACGCCGACGAGGCCGTGGCCCGGCGCGACGAGCTCGGCGACCGGCGGTTCCGGGTGCAGGGCACGGTGGTCGACGGGTCGGTCGTCGAGACGGGCGCGGCCGTCGACTTCACCATCGAGTTCGCCGGCACCACCGTGCCCGTCCACCACGTGGGCGACCCGCCCGAGCTGTTCCAGCCCGGCATCCCGGTCGTGCTCGAGGGCCACTGGGACGGCGAGCGCTTCGCCAGCGACCAGATCATGGTGAAGCACTCCTCGGAGTACAAGGCCGAGAACCCCGACCGGGTCGAGCCGGGCGCGCCCTGA
- a CDS encoding tetratricopeptide repeat protein, whose translation MTLDLEEERDFLLRSLDDLERERAAGDVAEDDYRTLHDDYTARAAAVIRAIEDGRAEGAAAPAPEPAGKRRDRRPLIGVAIVVAVAATAGLLVARSAGERRPGDTITGTAAPAGDVERDLLLQAQAAMGTDPVAALQAYDQVLAEDPDNVEALTFRGWLLYQASLTDEGLATIERALEIDPAYQEALTFRGVIRRQQGDLEGAAADFEAVLRQDPPADIAQLVATAYQEVQAQLSGSPATAPPGTAP comes from the coding sequence GTGACCCTGGACCTGGAGGAGGAGCGCGACTTCCTGCTCCGCTCCCTCGACGACCTGGAGCGGGAGCGGGCGGCCGGCGACGTCGCCGAGGACGACTACCGCACCCTCCACGACGACTACACGGCCAGGGCGGCGGCCGTCATCCGGGCCATCGAGGACGGCAGGGCCGAGGGCGCGGCCGCGCCCGCGCCCGAGCCGGCCGGGAAGCGCCGCGACCGGCGCCCGCTCATCGGCGTGGCCATCGTGGTGGCCGTCGCCGCCACCGCCGGGCTGCTGGTGGCCCGCTCGGCCGGCGAGCGGCGCCCGGGCGACACGATCACCGGCACGGCCGCTCCCGCCGGCGACGTCGAGCGCGACCTGCTGCTCCAGGCCCAGGCGGCGATGGGCACCGACCCGGTCGCCGCGCTCCAGGCCTACGACCAGGTGCTGGCGGAGGACCCGGACAACGTCGAGGCGCTCACGTTCCGGGGCTGGCTGCTGTACCAGGCGTCGCTCACCGACGAGGGGCTGGCCACCATCGAGCGGGCCCTCGAGATCGACCCGGCGTACCAGGAGGCGCTCACCTTCCGGGGGGTGATCCGCCGCCAGCAGGGCGACCTGGAGGGGGCGGCGGCCGACTTCGAGGCCGTCCTCCGCCAGGACCCGCCGGCCGACATCGCCCAGCTGGTGGCCACCGCCTACCAGGAGGTGCAGGCCCAGCTGTCAGGGTCGCCGGCGACCGCCCCGCCCGGCACCGCGCCCTGA
- a CDS encoding acyclic terpene utilization AtuA family protein, giving the protein MAVRLGGGQGFYGDGHGPVADVLADGVDYLVCEALAELTLAILQKDRQRDESLGWTRDLPAYVAQALPWLADGRTRMVTNAGGINPVAAGRAVVDVLRRAGATGLRVATVVGDDVRPRAAELGLPEGTLFANAYLGAAPVVRALEEGAHVVVTGRVADAALFLAPLVHEHGWAADDWDRLAAGVVVGHLLECSGQVTGGNYSGAWWENPDPLRVAFPIAEVEADGSAVVTKPAGTGGMVTFDTVREQLLYEVHDPARYLSPDVVADFTSVRVEDLGGDRVRVSGTRGAPAPPTYKALACTPAGWAGEARLAYSWPDAEAKARAAMAFVRGRAEAAGLAVEEWHEEVFGAGAFGGPTVDLPDGFDPPEVIARLAWRAADRDVAAAVGREVGVLGLSGPPTITGTGRARDGGPSQLLAVEPLLVDRALVDAQVRVAVTET; this is encoded by the coding sequence GTGGCCGTCCGCCTCGGGGGAGGGCAGGGCTTCTACGGCGACGGCCACGGGCCGGTGGCCGACGTGCTGGCCGACGGGGTCGACTACCTGGTGTGCGAGGCGCTGGCCGAGCTGACCCTCGCCATCCTCCAGAAGGACCGCCAGCGCGACGAGTCGCTCGGGTGGACGAGGGACCTGCCGGCCTACGTCGCCCAGGCCCTGCCCTGGCTGGCCGACGGCCGGACCCGCATGGTCACCAACGCCGGCGGGATCAACCCGGTGGCCGCCGGCCGGGCCGTGGTCGACGTGCTCCGCCGGGCGGGCGCCACCGGGCTCCGGGTGGCGACGGTGGTCGGCGACGACGTGCGGCCCCGCGCCGCCGAGCTCGGGCTGCCGGAAGGGACGCTGTTCGCCAACGCCTACCTGGGCGCGGCGCCGGTGGTGCGGGCGCTCGAGGAGGGCGCCCACGTCGTCGTCACCGGCCGGGTGGCCGACGCCGCGCTGTTCCTCGCCCCGCTCGTCCACGAGCACGGCTGGGCGGCCGACGACTGGGACCGCCTCGCCGCCGGCGTGGTCGTCGGCCACCTGCTCGAGTGCAGCGGCCAGGTGACCGGCGGCAACTACTCGGGCGCCTGGTGGGAGAACCCCGACCCGCTGCGGGTCGCCTTCCCGATCGCCGAGGTCGAGGCCGACGGCTCGGCGGTCGTCACGAAGCCGGCCGGCACGGGCGGGATGGTCACCTTCGACACCGTGCGCGAGCAGCTGCTCTACGAGGTCCACGACCCGGCCCGCTACCTGAGCCCCGACGTGGTCGCCGACTTCACGTCCGTGCGGGTCGAGGACCTCGGCGGCGACCGGGTGCGGGTGTCGGGCACGAGGGGGGCGCCGGCCCCGCCGACCTACAAGGCGCTCGCCTGCACGCCGGCCGGGTGGGCGGGCGAGGCCAGGCTGGCCTACAGCTGGCCCGACGCCGAGGCCAAGGCGAGGGCGGCGATGGCGTTCGTGCGGGGCCGGGCGGAGGCCGCCGGCCTCGCCGTCGAGGAGTGGCACGAGGAGGTGTTCGGCGCCGGCGCCTTCGGCGGGCCGACCGTCGACCTCCCCGACGGGTTCGACCCGCCCGAGGTGATCGCCCGGCTGGCCTGGCGGGCCGCCGACCGCGACGTCGCCGCCGCCGTCGGCCGGGAGGTCGGCGTGCTCGGCCTCTCCGGGCCGCCGACGATCACCGGGACGGGCCGGGCGAGGGACGGCGGGCCGTCCCAGCTGCTCGCCGTCGAGCCCCTCCTCGTCGACCGGGCCCTGGTCGACGCCCAGGTGCGGGTGGCCGTCACCGAGACCTGA
- a CDS encoding DUF4234 domain-containing protein, whose protein sequence is MADQQPQWGQPQQPQWGQPQQPPWGQAQPPPPPQQWGQPAAGLPGNYYGRPLGRPSNPGTVILLTIVTFGIYALIWTYRQHEDVKKYSGNGVGGALGLVLYLFTGAIATFFLLPVEVEQLYRNEGQPSPVQWTIGWWFLLPIVGNFVWYLRMQDAINAFWQQRGAPAP, encoded by the coding sequence ATGGCCGACCAGCAGCCCCAGTGGGGCCAGCCCCAGCAACCCCAGTGGGGCCAGCCCCAGCAGCCGCCGTGGGGCCAGGCCCAGCCGCCGCCCCCGCCCCAGCAGTGGGGCCAGCCGGCCGCCGGCCTGCCGGGCAACTACTACGGACGGCCGCTCGGGCGGCCGAGCAACCCGGGCACGGTCATCCTGCTGACGATCGTCACGTTCGGCATCTACGCGCTGATCTGGACCTACCGCCAGCACGAGGACGTGAAGAAGTACTCCGGCAACGGCGTCGGCGGCGCCCTCGGGCTCGTGCTCTACCTCTTCACCGGCGCCATCGCCACGTTCTTCCTGCTCCCCGTCGAGGTCGAGCAGCTCTACAGGAACGAGGGCCAGCCGTCGCCGGTGCAGTGGACGATCGGCTGGTGGTTCCTGCTCCCGATCGTCGGCAACTTCGTGTGGTACCTCCGCATGCAGGACGCCATCAACGCCTTCTGGCAGCAGCGCGGCGCCCCCGCCCCGTAG
- a CDS encoding TlpA disulfide reductase family protein, giving the protein MSPARWAAVGVGVVVVLLLGVLATRQPAAERNESSPLVGRAAPAIVAETVAGEAFDLDDLRGRWVVVNFFATWCGPCRAEHPDLVSFSRRHLQADDARVVSVVFADEPGDVRDFFAEEGGEWPVVRDDDGRIALSYGVTGVPESYLVAPSGLVVQKITGGVTTDGLDRLLASAEAAAAGSAP; this is encoded by the coding sequence GTGAGCCCGGCCCGGTGGGCCGCCGTCGGCGTCGGCGTCGTCGTCGTCCTCCTGCTCGGCGTGCTGGCCACCCGCCAGCCGGCCGCCGAGCGCAACGAGTCGTCGCCGCTCGTCGGCCGGGCCGCGCCGGCCATCGTGGCCGAGACGGTGGCGGGCGAGGCGTTCGACCTCGACGACCTGCGGGGCCGGTGGGTGGTCGTCAACTTCTTCGCCACCTGGTGCGGCCCGTGCCGGGCCGAGCACCCCGACCTCGTCTCGTTCAGCCGCCGCCACCTCCAGGCCGACGACGCCCGCGTCGTCAGCGTCGTGTTCGCCGACGAGCCCGGCGACGTGCGGGACTTCTTCGCCGAGGAGGGCGGGGAGTGGCCGGTCGTGCGGGACGACGACGGCCGCATCGCCCTCTCCTACGGCGTCACCGGCGTGCCGGAGTCGTACCTGGTGGCGCCGTCCGGCCTGGTCGTGCAGAAGATCACCGGCGGGGTGACGACCGACGGCCTCGACCGGCTCCTGGCCTCGGCCGAGGCGGCAGCGGCCGGGAGCGCGCCGTGA
- a CDS encoding phosphoglycerate mutase family protein: protein MTAYLIRHATAGNREEWHQPDDLRPLDDEGRRQAEGLADQLAGCPVDRVLSSSALRCRETVEPLAARRGLAVELADELVDTAGVDEALALLERHAGEHVVLSTHGELVPDVIRRLADEGMVVEGDGGSDKGSTWVLEREGDRWARARWLAPPT from the coding sequence GTGACGGCCTACCTCATCCGCCACGCCACCGCCGGCAACCGCGAGGAGTGGCACCAGCCCGACGACCTCCGCCCCCTCGACGACGAGGGCCGGCGCCAGGCCGAGGGCCTGGCCGACCAGCTGGCCGGGTGCCCGGTCGACCGCGTCCTGTCGAGCTCCGCGCTCCGGTGCCGGGAGACGGTGGAGCCCCTGGCCGCCCGGCGGGGCCTCGCCGTCGAGCTGGCCGACGAGCTGGTGGACACGGCCGGCGTGGACGAGGCGCTGGCCCTGCTGGAGCGCCACGCCGGCGAGCACGTCGTCCTGTCGACCCACGGCGAGCTGGTGCCCGACGTGATCCGCCGGCTGGCCGACGAGGGCATGGTCGTCGAGGGCGACGGCGGGTCGGACAAGGGCTCGACGTGGGTGCTCGAGCGGGAGGGCGACCGGTGGGCCAGGGCCCGCTGGCTGGCGCCGCCTACGTGA
- a CDS encoding TrpB-like pyridoxal phosphate-dependent enzyme — MRWHLPPDRVPEAWFNVVPHLPAPLDPPLHPGTREPIGPDDLAPLFPMALIEQEVTAAPEVDVPGAVLDALRLWRPTPLVRARRFEEALGTPARIYLKDESVSPAGSHKPNTAVAQAYYNREAGTTRLSTETGAGQWGSALSFACALLGLECKVYMVRASYEQKPYRRVMMETWGGEVVPSPVDQPDHPGSLGWAISDAVRDAASRDDTHYSLGSVLNHVLLHQTVIGLEAREQLALAGEERPDVVVGSCGGGSNLGGIALPFVPDAAVRLVAAEPSSCPTLTEGRYDYDFGDTAGMTPLLGMYTLGHEFVPPSIHAGGLRYHGDAPIISNLVRAGRMEAVAYPQGKVFDAAVQWARSQGTIPAPETAHAIRAVVDEALAAREEGTERVILFSYSGHGLLDLGAYDAYLRGDLAD; from the coding sequence GTGCGCTGGCACCTGCCCCCCGACCGGGTCCCCGAGGCCTGGTTCAACGTCGTCCCCCACCTCCCCGCCCCGCTCGACCCGCCCCTCCACCCGGGGACGCGGGAGCCGATCGGCCCGGACGACCTCGCCCCGCTGTTCCCGATGGCGCTGATCGAGCAGGAGGTGACGGCCGCGCCGGAGGTCGATGTGCCCGGCGCCGTGCTCGACGCGCTCCGCCTGTGGCGGCCGACCCCCCTCGTGCGGGCCAGGCGCTTCGAGGAGGCGCTCGGCACCCCCGCCCGCATCTACCTGAAGGACGAGTCCGTCTCCCCGGCCGGGTCGCACAAGCCCAACACGGCCGTCGCGCAGGCGTACTACAACCGCGAGGCCGGGACGACCCGCCTGAGCACCGAGACCGGCGCCGGCCAGTGGGGCAGCGCCCTGTCCTTCGCCTGCGCCCTGCTCGGCCTGGAGTGCAAGGTCTACATGGTGCGGGCGTCGTACGAGCAGAAGCCGTACCGCAGGGTGATGATGGAGACCTGGGGCGGCGAGGTCGTGCCGTCGCCGGTCGACCAGCCCGACCACCCCGGCTCGCTCGGGTGGGCCATCAGCGACGCCGTGCGCGACGCCGCCTCACGGGACGACACCCACTACTCGCTCGGCTCGGTGCTGAACCACGTGCTGCTCCACCAGACCGTCATCGGGCTCGAGGCCAGGGAGCAGCTGGCGCTGGCCGGCGAGGAGCGGCCCGACGTGGTCGTCGGCTCCTGCGGCGGCGGGTCGAACCTGGGCGGCATCGCCCTGCCGTTCGTGCCCGACGCCGCCGTGCGCCTCGTGGCGGCCGAGCCGTCGTCGTGCCCGACGCTGACCGAGGGCCGCTACGACTACGACTTCGGCGACACGGCCGGCATGACCCCGCTGCTCGGGATGTACACGCTCGGCCACGAGTTCGTCCCGCCGTCGATCCACGCCGGCGGCCTGCGCTACCACGGCGACGCGCCGATCATCTCGAACCTGGTGCGGGCCGGCCGCATGGAGGCCGTCGCCTACCCGCAGGGCAAGGTGTTCGACGCCGCCGTGCAGTGGGCGAGGTCGCAGGGGACGATCCCGGCGCCCGAGACGGCCCACGCCATCCGGGCCGTCGTCGACGAGGCCCTGGCGGCGAGGGAGGAGGGCACCGAGCGGGTGATCCTCTTCTCGTACTCCGGCCACGGCCTGCTCGACCTCGGCGCCTACGACGCCTACCTCCGCGGCGACCTGGCCGACTGA